One Helianthus annuus cultivar XRQ/B chromosome 12, HanXRQr2.0-SUNRISE, whole genome shotgun sequence genomic region harbors:
- the LOC110895891 gene encoding probable anion transporter 5, with product MRTAKLPTRYLIVILTFVCTSVCYIERVGFSIAYTIAADAADVSQSSKGTILSVFYYGYAFSQVPGGWAAQKIGGRRILLFSFVIWSLTCALCPLDPNRVTALVIARLLVGVAQGFIFPSIHTVLAQWVPPHERSRSLSLTTSGMYLGAALGMLILPSLVKFNGPQSIFIAEAVLGITWSLLWFRFANDPPRSEHPKATAAGFGESLLPVRDGQKTKADRTMHIPWRKIFLSLPVWAIVVNNFTFHYALYVLMNWLPTYFELGLNFSLQEMGSSKMMPYLNMFVFSNIGGIIADHLVTKRILSVTNTRKLLNTVGFLVSAFSLMALPLFRTSGGVVFCSSMALGFLALGRAGFAVNHMDIAPRYAGIVMGVSNTAGTLAGIVGVELTGQLLEAAKSNNSDLSSPDSWRAVFFIPGLLCLASAFVFLVFSTGERIFD from the coding sequence ATGAGGACTGCAAAACTCCCTACGCGTTATTTGATCGTCATTTTGACCTTCGTCTGTACATCCGTGTGCTACATCGAACGTGTGGGCTTTTCAATTGCATATACGATTGCTGCAGATGCTGCAGACGTTAGTCAGTCGAGCAAAGGCACGATACTGTCGGTATTCTATTATGGGTATGCTTTTTCACAGGTCCCCGGTGGGTGGGCTGCACAAAAGATCGGGGGCAGGCGTATTCTCCTTTTTTCGTTTGTGATATGGTCTCTAACTTGTGCATTGTGTCCGTTAGACCCGAATAGAGTGACGGCTCTAGTTATAGCCCGCTTGCTTGTTGGGGTAGCTCAAGGGTTTATTTTCCCTTCTATTCACACCGTTTTAGCACAGTGGGTTCCACCACATGAACGGTCACGGTCGCTTTCTCTCACAACATCTGGAATGTACCTCGGTGCTGCTCTGGGCATGCTTATCCTCCCTAGTTTAGTGAAGTTTAACGGCCCGCAATCCATATTTATAGCCGAAGCGGTGTTAGGCATCACATGGTCGCTTCTTTGGTTCAGATTCGCTAACGACCCACCTCGTTCCGAGCATCCGAAAGCAACCGCAGCTGGTTTTGGAGAATCGTTGTTGCCAGTTAGAGATGGTCAAAAGACGAAAGCGGATCGAACTATGCATATCCCGTGGAGGAAGATCTTTCTCAGTTTACCAGTTTGGGCAATCGTTGTGAACAATTTCACGTTTCATTACGCTTTATATGTGCTTATGAATTGGTTGCCGACATACTTCGAACTTGGCTTGAATTTCAGTCTACAAGAAATGGGCTCGTCGAAGATGATGCCGTATCTGAACATGTTCGTTTTCTCAAATATCGGTGGGATTATTGCTGACCACTTGGTGACAAAAAGAATCTTGAGTGTGACAAACACAAGAAAACTTCTAAACACTGTGGGCTTTTTAGTGTCCGCGTTTTCATTAATGGCACTTCCGCTTTTTCGAACATCTGGCGGGGTGGTGTTTTGTTCTTCCATGGCTCTTGGTTTCTTGGCGTTAGGGAGAGCTGGATTTGCGGTGAATCACATGGATATTGCGCCTCGATATGCTGGGATTGTGATGGGAGTCTCGAATACAGCCGGTACTTTAGCGGGTATTGTAGGGGTTGAGTTGACCGGTCAGCTTCTAGAAGCTGCAAAAAGTAACAATTCAGATCTTTCAAGTCCTGATAGTTGGAGGGCAGTCTTTTTTATACCGGGATTGCTCTGTCTTGCGAGTGCGTTTGTTTTCCTCGTATTTTCAACCGGGGAGAGAATATTTGATTAA